The segment CCGGCTTCAATGTCTACATCGAGAACCTTAGACATATCTGAAGCCGCTTTCTCCGGGTTCTTAGCGACTAGAGAAGTGTAGCGAGCTGTTTCAGGCATCTTCGCACGCCAGTAGTAAGTTAATAGAGCCGGTACAGCGCCTAACATGAGAATGATCCTCCACACGTAATCTGCCTGCGGGACGGTTGAGGCAGCCGGGTCGACCATATAGGCTGGAGACGGAAACTGATGGTCGAAGATAGCAGAGACGAGTAACGACACACATCCCGCGGTCAAGATCCCAAACCCTTGCATAGCGAAAACAGCTGCTATGAACGCGCCACGTGTTCTTTTGTTGGCGTATTCGGACATGATCGTAGCCGAGAGAGGATAGTCACCACCGATGCCAAACCCGAGCCAGAAGCGGAAGAAGCAGAGCGTTACCATGACGGTTTTTGGGTCGCTGCCAAGGGAAAGACCAGAGCAAATAGAGCATACGGTCATGATCACAAGAGTCAAGCCGTAGACTCTCTTACGGCCGAGCTTGTCACCGAGACACCCGAAGAAAATCTGTCCGATAAATGTTCCGGCAAAGGCCACACCGCTCACGGCAGCAGAGATGCCATCAGGGAGGCTTCCCGGAGAGGAGGAGCCAGGGTGATGATAGTAGATACGGCCAAGGAGCTTCGTAACGAGAGATatcacaaagagatcgtatgagtcCGTAAAGAAACCCATACCGGAGATTATAACCGTCGTGACGTGGTACCATGTAACCTTTTTAACGTCAAGTGCTTCCAAGATGCTGCTATGTTCTTGCTTCGCCatgtcgattttttttttatcttttctccGCAATCTGAAAACAACACAAGTGAAGAAAAAATTGTTACAAATATAGGATTTTGACTAGTAGGAACCgattttttagaaaacaaataatCTACCAACGaactatacaaaaaaaaataac is part of the Brassica rapa cultivar Chiifu-401-42 chromosome A09, CAAS_Brap_v3.01, whole genome shotgun sequence genome and harbors:
- the LOC103839245 gene encoding probable inorganic phosphate transporter 1-6: MAKQEHSSILEALDVKKVTWYHVTTVIISGMGFFTDSYDLFVISLVTKLLGRIYYHHPGSSSPGSLPDGISAAVSGVAFAGTFIGQIFFGCLGDKLGRKRVYGLTLVIMTVCSICSGLSLGSDPKTVMVTLCFFRFWLGFGIGGDYPLSATIMSEYANKRTRGAFIAAVFAMQGFGILTAGCVSLLVSAIFDHQFPSPAYMVDPAASTVPQADYVWRIILMLGAVPALLTYYWRAKMPETARYTSLVAKNPEKAASDMSKVLDVDIEAGFAKNDQARVSSDEFGLFSKKFLRRHGLHLLGTATTWFLLDIAFYSQNLFQKDIFTTIGWLPSAKTMNAIQELYQIAKAQTLIALCGTVPGYWFTVGLIDWMGRFKIQVLGFSFMTACLIGLGIPYHHWTLPHNRIGFVVLYSLTFFFCNFGPNATTFIVPAEIFPARLRATCHGISAASGKAGAMVGSFGFAALVKAVGMKITLLIMAGISFLGLLFSFLVPEPNGKSLEELSGEAEPEKI